In Priestia megaterium NBRC 15308 = ATCC 14581, the following proteins share a genomic window:
- a CDS encoding PLP-dependent aminotransferase family protein: MKFTPLLNRKDDMPLYQQLYEYIKKEIVSSRVEVNDKLPSIRSLADYLNVSRNTVDVAYQQLLAEGYVESRPKSGMYVTNTQFDLLQIDKKPAVFLHPHSETKSCTYDFRYGKVDSRLFPLNEWKKRYNESLQTYRESLFTYQESQGEESLRKEIATYLYQSRGVVCSKHQIIIGAGTQQSLSLLAQMLKPSIRDIAFENPCYDGASFVFKQHGFSLKPVSLNNKGINIQELYDSLARAVYVTPSHQFPYGMIMPVSRRIELLKWANDRNGFIIEDDYDGEFRYKGSPIPSLQSLDTKGRVIYTGTFSKSFMPSLRISYLVLPEVLLKEYHEHFSLYEQAVPTLHQRTLGLMMKNGEWSKHLRRVRTVYQLKHVTLLAALQKELNENITISGESAGLHILVRVHNDMTEQQLINAARKQDVSVYGTSRYWLTEVPKQKPHVLLGFGSLGREEIEEGIKRLKKAWL, from the coding sequence TTAAACCGCAAAGATGATATGCCTTTGTATCAACAGCTATATGAATATATAAAAAAAGAAATTGTATCCAGCAGGGTGGAAGTAAATGACAAACTGCCTTCTATCCGGTCTCTTGCTGATTACTTAAACGTAAGTCGAAATACTGTAGATGTGGCCTATCAGCAGCTTTTAGCTGAAGGATATGTAGAAAGCAGGCCCAAAAGTGGAATGTACGTAACGAATACACAGTTTGATTTACTGCAAATAGATAAAAAGCCGGCTGTATTTTTACACCCTCACTCAGAAACAAAGTCGTGTACCTATGATTTTCGGTATGGAAAAGTTGATAGCCGTTTGTTTCCCTTGAATGAGTGGAAAAAACGATACAATGAAAGTCTTCAAACTTATAGAGAATCTCTGTTTACTTACCAAGAAAGTCAAGGAGAAGAATCACTGCGAAAAGAAATTGCGACGTACCTTTATCAATCAAGAGGAGTGGTTTGTTCAAAACATCAAATTATTATTGGAGCAGGTACGCAGCAATCACTCAGTTTATTAGCGCAGATGCTAAAACCAAGCATCAGGGACATTGCCTTTGAAAATCCTTGTTATGACGGGGCTAGCTTTGTATTTAAGCAGCATGGATTTTCCTTAAAACCCGTGTCGCTTAATAACAAAGGGATAAACATCCAGGAGCTTTATGACAGCCTAGCACGAGCTGTTTATGTCACACCATCTCATCAGTTTCCATACGGAATGATCATGCCTGTTTCAAGAAGAATAGAGCTTCTTAAATGGGCGAATGACCGCAACGGGTTTATTATTGAAGATGATTATGACGGAGAATTTCGTTATAAAGGCTCTCCCATCCCTTCATTGCAAAGCTTAGACACTAAGGGGCGCGTCATTTATACAGGTACATTTTCAAAATCTTTTATGCCTTCTTTAAGAATCAGCTACCTTGTATTACCTGAAGTTCTTCTAAAGGAATATCATGAACATTTCTCATTATACGAGCAAGCTGTTCCAACTCTCCATCAGCGGACGCTCGGGCTGATGATGAAAAATGGAGAGTGGAGTAAGCATTTAAGAAGAGTGAGAACTGTTTATCAACTGAAACACGTTACTCTTTTAGCAGCTTTACAGAAAGAGCTTAACGAAAACATTACGATATCAGGTGAATCTGCAGGTTTGCATATACTTGTACGCGTGCACAACGATATGACCGAACAGCAGTTAATTAACGCAGCTCGAAAGCAAGATGTCTCCGTCTACGGTACCTCTCGTTATTGGCTTACGGAAGTACCTAAACAAAAGCCTCATGTTTTGTTAGGCTTCGGAAGTTTGGGGAGAGAAGAAATAGAAGAAGGAATAAAACGATTAAAAAAAGCTTGGTTATAA
- the mmuM gene encoding homocysteine S-methyltransferase, producing MNPIQQILHTFPVIVLDGAMATELERYGCDLNDSLWSAKVLMEQPELIKRVHQDYFAAGADCAITASYQSTFEGFAKRGLSAAEARELIQASVKIAAEARDEFWQQEENRLNRPKPIVAASLGPYGAFLANGSEYTGQYDVTEEELMEFHRPRMKALIEAGADVLACETIPNLMEARAIARLLEEFEGAYAWITFSAKDDLHISSGTLISECARYLDSYEQVAALGVNCTPPQYISSLIKEIKSQTDKPVIVYPNSGEHYDAESKTWNGISAGETYGCSAHSWHEAGAQLIGGCCRTTPDDIKGITKWARK from the coding sequence ATGAATCCTATCCAACAAATTTTACATACATTTCCTGTGATTGTATTAGATGGTGCAATGGCAACTGAACTGGAGAGATATGGTTGTGATTTAAACGACAGTTTATGGTCTGCAAAAGTGCTGATGGAGCAGCCGGAATTGATTAAGAGAGTGCATCAAGATTACTTTGCAGCAGGAGCTGACTGTGCAATTACAGCAAGTTATCAAAGCACATTTGAAGGTTTTGCTAAACGTGGACTGAGTGCAGCAGAGGCTCGCGAGTTAATTCAAGCATCTGTAAAAATTGCGGCTGAAGCAAGAGATGAATTTTGGCAGCAAGAAGAGAATCGTCTTAATCGTCCCAAACCAATTGTCGCCGCTTCGCTAGGACCTTACGGAGCATTTTTAGCAAACGGATCGGAATATACTGGACAGTATGACGTAACAGAAGAAGAGTTAATGGAATTTCATCGTCCTCGTATGAAAGCATTAATTGAAGCAGGAGCGGACGTATTAGCTTGTGAAACTATTCCTAATTTAATGGAAGCAAGAGCCATTGCGAGGCTGCTAGAAGAGTTTGAAGGAGCGTACGCATGGATTACGTTCAGCGCAAAAGATGACCTGCACATTAGCAGCGGAACATTAATCTCGGAGTGTGCACGCTATCTGGATTCCTATGAGCAAGTAGCGGCTCTTGGAGTTAACTGTACGCCGCCTCAATATATTTCTTCACTTATTAAAGAAATTAAATCTCAAACGGATAAGCCAGTCATTGTGTATCCAAATTCAGGGGAGCATTATGATGCTGAATCTAAAACATGGAACGGGATATCTGCAGGCGAAACGTATGGCTGCAGCGCTCACAGCTGGCATGAAGCAGGTGCTCAGTTAATCGGAGGGTGCTGTCGTACAACTCCAGATGATATCAAAGGCATTACAAAATGGGCTAGAAAATAA
- a CDS encoding fumarylacetoacetate hydrolase family protein, whose product MKVKDIKNIYCVGRNYALHAKELHNDIPTSPFLFSKPTHALVEAAGQSITLPSDQGEVHFETELILHIGQSYKEGIIVDELVDEMTIGLDLTLRDVQSELKQKKHPWLLAKGFKRSAVVGNFIPFEGVEASKKKDFSLVKNNERVQLGNIKDLIFDLQTIIDFTGKHFGLDKGDLIFTGTPEGVGPLTHHDELSLKWGQQELGSCIISFR is encoded by the coding sequence ATGAAAGTGAAAGATATTAAAAATATTTATTGTGTGGGGCGGAACTACGCACTGCATGCAAAAGAATTACATAATGATATTCCAACATCACCTTTTTTATTTTCCAAACCTACTCACGCTCTCGTTGAAGCAGCTGGACAATCAATCACTCTTCCTAGCGACCAAGGAGAGGTGCACTTTGAAACTGAACTGATTCTTCATATTGGACAATCTTACAAAGAGGGCATAATAGTGGATGAACTTGTTGACGAGATGACGATTGGATTAGACTTGACCCTTCGAGACGTGCAGAGTGAATTAAAACAAAAAAAGCACCCTTGGCTGCTTGCAAAAGGATTCAAACGTTCAGCGGTCGTGGGAAACTTTATTCCATTTGAAGGAGTAGAAGCATCTAAGAAGAAAGACTTTTCGTTAGTGAAAAACAATGAACGCGTGCAGCTGGGGAATATTAAAGATTTGATTTTTGACTTACAAACGATTATTGATTTTACAGGAAAACATTTTGGTCTTGATAAAGGAGATCTTATTTTTACAGGGACACCTGAGGGAGTAGGTCCGCTTACTCATCATGATGAGCTTTCACTTAAATGGGGACAGCAAGAGCTTGGTTCTTGCATCATTTCCTTTCGTTAA
- a CDS encoding ImmA/IrrE family metallo-endopeptidase, whose amino-acid sequence MFKRSEKIQIHGVTFHGVMSAKQKAALQEIANVTDEKDWEGLKGVYCLGSVKVQGKDVLGVYYGQFNDNLPKEKRKLQFEIDYIKYTVTECPIVFIDTTKNKKPHQFAFIILHELGHHVDRMTNGTLLKEGNRTQEMFANTYALEKYSKIEKFQTKKLKNIPFLEESLTQWNKTPHLGAYSLRVQIE is encoded by the coding sequence ATGTTTAAGCGTAGTGAAAAAATCCAAATTCATGGTGTAACGTTTCACGGAGTCATGAGCGCGAAGCAAAAAGCCGCCCTGCAGGAAATTGCTAATGTAACAGACGAAAAAGACTGGGAGGGGCTAAAAGGTGTGTATTGCTTAGGCAGTGTAAAGGTGCAAGGAAAAGATGTGCTAGGCGTGTACTATGGCCAATTTAATGATAACCTTCCAAAAGAGAAGCGCAAACTTCAGTTTGAAATTGATTATATTAAATATACAGTAACGGAATGTCCTATTGTCTTTATCGATACAACAAAAAATAAAAAGCCTCATCAATTTGCTTTTATCATTCTGCATGAATTAGGCCATCATGTGGATCGTATGACAAATGGAACGCTTTTAAAAGAAGGAAATAGAACGCAAGAAATGTTTGCTAATACGTATGCTTTAGAGAAATATTCAAAAATAGAAAAGTTCCAAACAAAGAAGTTGAAAAACATTCCATTTTTAGAGGAATCTCTTACTCAATGGAATAAAACTCCTCATCTTGGCGCTTATTCTCTTAGAGTTCAAATTGAATAA
- a CDS encoding CitMHS family transporter produces the protein MLAILGFLMVCTFMFLIMTKRLTPLIALMVIPVLFAIIGGFTSDIGEMALNGVKELAPTGVMLMFAILYFGIMIDAGLFDPVVGRILKIVKGDPLKITIGTAILVLIISLDGDGTTTYMITLSAMLPLYKKLNMKPMILACIAIMGSGVMNLTPWGGPTARVMSALKLDASQVFTPMIPAMIGGAIWLLFTAYYFGKKERQRLGVIDIQDVTNAQVAFAEAAAAEGIEYKRPKLLWVNFALTALLLVGLITAVMPLQILFMIGFAIAIMINYPNLEVQKERITAHAGNVLAVVSLVFAAGVFTGILSGTKMVDAMGNSLVGLIPDALGPYMSVITAITSMPFTFFMSNDAYYYGILPIIAQAASAYGIDAAEIGRASLIGQPVHLLSPLVASTYLLVGMAKVELGEFQRFTLKWTIGTAMVMLLVAIITGVITL, from the coding sequence ATGTTAGCTATTCTTGGGTTTTTGATGGTTTGTACATTTATGTTTCTAATTATGACAAAACGATTAACGCCGCTTATTGCTTTAATGGTTATTCCAGTATTGTTTGCAATCATAGGGGGATTCACAAGTGATATTGGAGAAATGGCTTTAAATGGTGTAAAAGAATTAGCACCTACAGGCGTTATGTTAATGTTTGCTATTTTATATTTTGGGATTATGATTGATGCTGGTTTGTTTGATCCAGTTGTAGGAAGAATTTTAAAAATCGTAAAAGGTGATCCACTAAAAATCACAATTGGTACAGCTATTTTAGTTCTTATTATCTCATTAGACGGAGACGGAACAACAACATATATGATTACGCTCTCAGCGATGCTTCCGCTTTATAAAAAGCTAAACATGAAGCCTATGATTTTAGCCTGTATCGCTATTATGGGTAGTGGAGTTATGAACTTAACGCCTTGGGGCGGACCTACTGCTCGCGTGATGAGCGCATTGAAGTTAGATGCTTCCCAGGTGTTCACACCAATGATTCCAGCCATGATTGGTGGAGCTATTTGGTTATTATTTACGGCTTACTATTTCGGGAAAAAAGAGCGCCAGCGCTTAGGTGTTATTGATATTCAAGACGTTACAAATGCTCAAGTAGCTTTTGCAGAAGCAGCCGCTGCTGAAGGAATCGAGTACAAGCGTCCGAAGCTTTTATGGGTAAACTTTGCTTTAACAGCTCTCTTATTAGTAGGACTTATCACAGCAGTTATGCCGCTTCAAATTCTGTTTATGATTGGATTTGCAATCGCTATCATGATTAACTATCCAAATTTAGAAGTTCAAAAAGAGCGTATCACAGCACATGCTGGTAATGTACTTGCTGTTGTATCTCTTGTATTCGCAGCAGGCGTATTCACAGGCATTTTATCAGGTACAAAAATGGTAGATGCAATGGGTAACAGTTTAGTAGGATTAATTCCAGATGCGCTAGGGCCTTACATGTCTGTGATTACAGCCATCACAAGTATGCCATTTACGTTCTTTATGTCAAATGATGCTTACTACTATGGAATTTTACCAATTATTGCTCAAGCAGCTTCAGCATACGGTATTGATGCTGCAGAAATTGGCCGTGCTTCATTGATTGGTCAACCTGTTCACTTACTAAGTCCTTTAGTTGCTTCTACGTATCTATTGGTCGGTATGGCAAAAGTCGAGCTTGGTGAATTCCAGCGCTTTACTTTAAAGTGGACGATTGGAACAGCGATGGTGATGCTTTTAGTAGCTATTATTACAGGAGTTATTACGCTGTAA
- a CDS encoding ATP-binding protein, translating into MKKWFQVSLQTKIVGLSAALIITVIVLLASIFSYMQFVESKRQAEQLALQAAKSISFMPEVKAAFQKKQPSRYIQPLAEQVREQIGAASIVVQNREQIIYSHANQKWIGKKDKEAVNDRALLFGGYYTLDGEGTTGPAIMGKAPIVISHGKYTDVVGVVTVEFLKSHVHAQLIARIQQIILFSLAVLLLGMIGGIFLAKSIKKDTLGLEPHEIASLYRERNAILLSIKEGIIAIDHQGFITMMNTSAKNMLGLQTEYLHHHIIEVFPYTNMIEVLDTGIARSDQEIFLNEKTFILNLTPIIEHQRIVGVVASFRDKTELKSLINTISEVRKYSEDLRAQTHEFTNKLYVLSGLLQLGQYKDAFEFIQKESAVHQTQNRILFDQILDSKVQAILLGKIGKASEKKIHFSVDSESTLDTLPEHIEISHLIIIIGNLIDNAFEAVSQQSEKEVSFFITDIGHDLIIEVMDNGPGVSEEVLNQIFTKGFSTKGTDRGYGLANIKKMVDELGGSIEVYNQPEGGAIFSVYLPKN; encoded by the coding sequence ATGAAAAAATGGTTTCAAGTATCGCTGCAAACAAAAATCGTAGGTTTATCCGCAGCATTAATCATAACTGTTATTGTTCTTTTAGCGAGTATTTTCTCTTACATGCAGTTTGTAGAATCTAAAAGGCAAGCCGAGCAGCTGGCTCTTCAAGCAGCCAAATCAATATCATTTATGCCGGAAGTCAAAGCTGCTTTTCAAAAAAAACAGCCCAGTCGCTATATTCAGCCCCTTGCCGAGCAAGTGAGGGAACAAATCGGAGCAGCAAGTATTGTAGTTCAAAACCGTGAGCAAATCATCTATTCTCATGCTAATCAAAAATGGATAGGAAAGAAAGACAAAGAGGCGGTTAACGATAGAGCACTATTATTCGGCGGATATTATACGCTTGACGGAGAGGGAACCACAGGTCCTGCAATTATGGGGAAAGCGCCTATTGTCATCAGTCACGGAAAGTATACGGACGTCGTGGGAGTAGTGACGGTTGAGTTTTTAAAGTCTCATGTTCATGCTCAGCTCATTGCGCGCATTCAGCAAATTATCCTATTTTCACTAGCTGTTCTATTGCTTGGTATGATCGGGGGTATTTTTTTAGCTAAAAGTATTAAAAAAGATACTCTCGGTCTTGAGCCCCATGAAATCGCTTCTTTATACCGTGAACGAAATGCGATTTTACTTTCGATAAAAGAAGGAATTATTGCTATTGATCATCAAGGCTTTATTACGATGATGAATACATCAGCTAAAAATATGCTAGGACTACAGACGGAATATTTACATCATCATATCATTGAAGTATTTCCTTATACGAATATGATTGAAGTGCTAGATACGGGAATAGCCCGAAGCGACCAAGAGATTTTTCTGAATGAAAAAACGTTTATCTTAAACTTAACTCCTATTATTGAACATCAGCGAATTGTAGGAGTGGTCGCTAGTTTTCGTGATAAGACAGAATTAAAAAGCTTAATCAATACGATTTCAGAAGTACGAAAGTATTCAGAGGATTTACGAGCTCAAACGCATGAGTTTACGAATAAGCTGTATGTTTTGTCGGGTTTGCTGCAGTTAGGGCAGTACAAAGATGCATTTGAGTTTATTCAAAAAGAATCAGCCGTACACCAAACACAAAACCGTATTCTATTTGATCAGATACTAGATTCTAAAGTCCAAGCAATATTGCTTGGGAAGATTGGAAAAGCATCTGAAAAGAAAATTCACTTTTCGGTTGATTCGGAGAGTACACTCGATACGCTCCCAGAACATATTGAAATTTCTCATCTCATTATCATTATTGGGAATTTAATTGATAATGCATTTGAAGCGGTGAGTCAGCAGTCTGAAAAAGAAGTGTCGTTTTTTATTACCGATATTGGTCATGATTTAATTATTGAAGTGATGGATAATGGACCTGGTGTATCAGAAGAAGTACTAAATCAAATTTTCACAAAAGGTTTTTCAACCAAAGGTACAGACAGAGGATACGGACTGGCAAATATAAAGAAAATGGTAGATGAGCTTGGAGGATCTATTGAAGTGTATAATCAGCCAGAAGGAGGAGCTATTTTTTCAGTTTACCTTCCAAAAAACTGA
- a CDS encoding response regulator: MLRVAIAEDDFRIAQVQERFLLEVDGVEVVGKALNAKETLEMLKEKKVDLLLLDIYMPDEMGTDLLPKIRARFPHVDVIVVTAATEKNIVEICLRNGVVNYLIKPVMMESFINAIKQYQEKKELFSTHEEVDQSFIDAYFGHVRTKPKADKSLPSGIDGITLQKSKDILKSIKGITIEEMGQHMGVSRTTARRYLEYLVSTGECHVEYDYGIIGRPERKYYLA; this comes from the coding sequence ATGTTAAGAGTCGCAATTGCAGAAGACGATTTTCGAATTGCTCAAGTTCAAGAGCGATTTTTATTAGAAGTAGATGGTGTGGAAGTTGTAGGTAAAGCGTTGAATGCAAAAGAGACGCTTGAAATGCTAAAGGAGAAGAAAGTTGATTTACTTCTTTTAGACATCTATATGCCAGATGAAATGGGAACAGATTTACTGCCAAAAATCAGAGCGCGGTTTCCACACGTTGACGTTATAGTGGTAACGGCTGCCACCGAAAAAAACATTGTAGAAATCTGTTTGAGAAACGGCGTCGTTAATTATTTGATTAAGCCGGTTATGATGGAATCCTTCATTAATGCTATTAAACAGTATCAAGAGAAAAAGGAACTGTTTAGTACGCATGAAGAAGTAGATCAATCATTTATTGATGCGTACTTTGGACATGTCAGGACAAAGCCAAAAGCGGATAAATCTCTTCCTTCAGGTATTGATGGTATCACATTACAAAAGTCAAAAGATATTTTAAAAAGCATCAAAGGAATTACGATCGAAGAGATGGGGCAGCACATGGGAGTATCTAGAACGACAGCTAGACGATATTTAGAGTATCTAGTATCAACTGGTGAATGTCACGTTGAATATGATTATGGGATTATTGGACGGCCAGAGCGCAAGTACTATTTAGCGTAG
- a CDS encoding tripartite tricarboxylate transporter substrate binding protein — protein MIKKLMIVFISVLLVSCSSPSKKDRIDMGEIEIVAAGAKGGGADATVRAIQQVLTEKKIVKVPVSVSNKIGGQGEEGWKYIKQRKEGNIVSGNSSLLITNNLLGQSQLTYKDFTPLAILTSEWEVIVVPANSPIYNLKQLIRTLNQSESSMKVGISPRLGNDDHLSFMQLNKKAGVDSSKLEFFVYNSSHKVIDALVHHQLDVAPMSLSEVKKQYEQGQVRILAVSSPSRLEELKEIPTWKEAGIDVTFSHWRGLMGPPNMTKEQVAYWNKTVYEMVHTKEWEQLLKDNDLTSFYKNSSGAKVFLEQQSKLYSDLMGGTNDE, from the coding sequence ATGATCAAAAAGCTCATGATAGTGTTTATAAGTGTATTGCTTGTTAGCTGTTCTTCTCCCTCTAAAAAAGACCGTATTGATATGGGGGAAATTGAAATTGTGGCAGCCGGTGCAAAAGGCGGAGGAGCAGACGCAACAGTAAGAGCCATTCAACAAGTGCTAACGGAAAAGAAGATTGTGAAGGTACCCGTTTCTGTTAGTAATAAAATAGGTGGGCAAGGTGAAGAAGGATGGAAATATATTAAACAGAGAAAAGAAGGGAATATTGTTTCCGGAAATTCCAGCTTGCTGATTACAAATAATTTGCTAGGGCAAAGTCAATTAACATATAAAGACTTTACTCCGCTCGCTATTTTAACATCTGAATGGGAGGTCATCGTAGTTCCTGCTAACTCTCCTATATATAATTTAAAACAGCTCATACGCACGTTAAATCAAAGTGAATCCAGCATGAAAGTGGGAATATCACCTCGCTTAGGAAACGACGATCATTTATCGTTCATGCAGCTAAATAAAAAAGCAGGCGTAGACTCTTCCAAGCTTGAGTTCTTCGTTTACAACAGCAGTCATAAAGTGATCGATGCACTCGTTCATCATCAGCTAGATGTAGCACCTATGTCATTATCAGAAGTGAAAAAGCAGTATGAACAAGGGCAGGTAAGAATACTCGCCGTTTCTTCTCCCAGCAGGCTAGAAGAGTTAAAAGAGATCCCAACGTGGAAAGAAGCGGGAATTGACGTAACGTTTAGCCATTGGAGAGGTCTAATGGGACCGCCTAATATGACCAAAGAGCAGGTAGCATATTGGAATAAGACAGTGTATGAAATGGTTCATACAAAAGAATGGGAACAGCTGCTTAAAGATAACGATTTAACCTCTTTTTATAAAAATAGCAGCGGTGCTAAAGTCTTTCTTGAACAGCAAAGCAAGCTGTATTCTGACTTAATGGGCGGAACAAATGATGAATAA
- a CDS encoding LysR family transcriptional regulator, with protein sequence MDDRDWLILQVLYREKNITKAAKELFISQPALTHRLQQMEKEFHVQIVNRGRRGVQFTPQGEYLVKCAEEMLLTLQKIKENVLNMDDQLTGTLRLGVSNFFTDYKLPGLLRLFKERFPDVEFKVTTGWSSDMAHLLYKHDVHIAFVKGDYNWQDQKELLFKETICIASAQPVDINNLPNLPRIDYHQDRFLKTSVDNWWAENYSQPPLVSIEVDKAETCKKMVVNGLGYAILPSMLLDDAAEIYRYTLKTKDQQPLTRSTWMFYHEDSLKINIVKAFIEFIQNLDLKDVH encoded by the coding sequence ATGGACGATCGAGATTGGCTTATTCTACAAGTGTTGTATCGAGAAAAAAACATTACAAAAGCAGCCAAGGAGCTGTTTATCTCTCAGCCTGCGCTTACGCATAGACTGCAGCAGATGGAAAAGGAATTTCATGTTCAGATCGTGAACAGAGGACGCCGCGGAGTTCAGTTTACACCGCAGGGAGAATATTTAGTGAAGTGCGCAGAAGAAATGCTGCTCACGCTTCAAAAAATAAAAGAAAATGTGTTAAACATGGATGATCAATTAACCGGTACTTTACGTCTAGGAGTGTCTAACTTTTTCACTGACTACAAGCTACCTGGGCTATTACGCTTATTTAAAGAGCGATTTCCCGACGTGGAATTCAAAGTCACGACCGGATGGAGCAGCGACATGGCTCATCTTCTTTATAAGCACGATGTTCATATTGCGTTTGTAAAAGGTGATTATAACTGGCAAGATCAGAAAGAGCTGCTTTTTAAAGAAACAATTTGCATTGCGTCTGCACAGCCTGTCGACATAAACAACCTTCCCAATCTACCTCGGATTGACTATCACCAAGATCGTTTTTTAAAAACATCTGTTGATAACTGGTGGGCTGAAAATTACTCTCAGCCTCCCCTTGTCAGTATTGAAGTGGATAAAGCAGAAACATGCAAAAAGATGGTTGTAAACGGACTCGGTTACGCGATTTTGCCGAGTATGCTGCTTGATGACGCAGCCGAGATTTACAGATACACGTTAAAAACAAAAGACCAGCAGCCTTTAACGCGCAGTACATGGATGTTTTATCATGAGGATTCATTAAAGATTAACATCGTAAAAGCTTTTATTGAGTTCATTCAAAACTTGGATTTAAAAGATGTACACTGA
- a CDS encoding AbrB family transcriptional regulator encodes MNARIIFLQSIFFILLTCVGGFLLSLTGLSIGWMLGTLILAAILTFRKPRFLSQTSKKGIPKYWLYAGQCILGIELGQKINLSVLTTFQSHWSTITIMLLLSVVFSLLSGYLLWKFSSTDLLTSFFGTTPGGMSAMPGMAEEVGANTAIVSIIQTMRVFLVVLAVPLFVVYWGSNTGRHAVSVTPSVFQWGSLLWTGVLIVTAVVGYYIGKKLKFPAPWLVGGMLTVAIVQTAASSYVGYNLQAYWPHSVMILSQIFIASSIGSRFHKEMFIGVKKIMVVALINTIGLIAAMFVCALVVSKITGIELITSILAFAPGGIAEMATTSIVLQADSTLVVAVQVLRILTIWLLLPPLFRLFHQWGERKRIHSHVS; translated from the coding sequence ATGAACGCAAGAATTATTTTTTTACAATCTATATTTTTTATTTTATTAACATGCGTGGGAGGATTTCTTCTATCGTTAACAGGCTTATCCATTGGCTGGATGCTTGGGACCCTCATTTTAGCTGCTATTCTAACTTTTCGGAAGCCGCGTTTTTTATCTCAAACAAGCAAAAAAGGTATTCCAAAATATTGGCTGTACGCAGGACAGTGTATTTTAGGGATTGAATTAGGTCAAAAGATTAACTTGTCTGTATTAACTACGTTTCAATCTCACTGGTCCACCATTACGATCATGCTTTTGCTGTCCGTTGTTTTTTCTCTTTTATCCGGTTATTTGCTATGGAAGTTCAGTTCCACAGATTTATTAACAAGCTTTTTCGGCACGACTCCTGGAGGAATGAGCGCAATGCCAGGCATGGCTGAAGAGGTAGGGGCCAATACGGCAATTGTAAGCATTATTCAAACAATGCGCGTGTTTTTAGTTGTGCTTGCTGTTCCTTTATTTGTGGTTTATTGGGGAAGTAATACAGGACGGCATGCAGTGTCAGTTACCCCAAGCGTTTTTCAATGGGGATCACTGTTATGGACAGGCGTTTTAATCGTTACAGCAGTAGTAGGCTATTATATAGGAAAAAAACTAAAATTTCCTGCGCCTTGGTTAGTAGGAGGGATGCTTACTGTTGCGATTGTTCAAACAGCTGCTTCATCGTACGTAGGGTATAATCTTCAAGCATACTGGCCTCATTCTGTGATGATTTTATCGCAAATTTTTATTGCTTCAAGCATTGGTTCTCGCTTTCATAAAGAAATGTTTATTGGCGTAAAAAAAATTATGGTTGTTGCGCTTATTAATACAATCGGTTTGATCGCCGCTATGTTCGTATGTGCACTAGTAGTCTCCAAAATAACTGGAATTGAGCTTATCACGTCTATTTTAGCGTTTGCTCCTGGGGGCATTGCAGAAATGGCGACTACATCCATTGTATTGCAGGCTGATTCGACGTTAGTAGTAGCGGTCCAAGTGCTTCGGATTTTAACCATTTGGCTGCTTCTTCCTCCGCTGTTTCGATTGTTTCATCAGTGGGGAGAAAGAAAAAGAATACATTCACACGTGTCATAA